The Flavobacterium johnsoniae UW101 genomic interval AAAGTCGTAGGCGTTTTAAGTACGCATACAAAAGAACAGCTTCCGCCATGTGATTTTTATATTAAAGATTATAGTGAAGTGAATGTCGATAAGATAATTGAGTTATTAAATCCCAAAAATTAAATTTCTCCCGATAGCTATCGGGACCAAAAATGCTATACGCGAGGCCTTTGTGGAAGTTTTAAACTTTGGCAAAGGTTTTTTTGCGCAATATTTGTCATTTCGAGGAACGAGAAATCACACTAGAAACTCCATAAAGAAATGTGCTAGTCTTTGTCAATATACGAGTGTGATTTCTCGTTCCTCGAAATGACAAACAGACTTTAAAAAATAATCAATTGCCTCCTGCTTTAGCTGGAGGTTTTTTTATGTTTAAAAAGGAGAAAAGGCTTTAGCCGAATTACTTCTATTTCAAAGTAAAATCAAGCAATTCTTTAGGTTCAATATCTAAAGCATTAGCAATTTTTACAAGGGTTTTTATGCCAGTATTTACTTTAGCAACTTCTAATCTTGCTATTTGAGATTTGTTAATATTACAGTCGTCAGCTAAACCTTGTTGAGATAAGCCTTTCTTTTCACGTAATTGTCTAACGTGAACACCAAGATTAACGAGAAAAGTTTCTTCTGAAATATTCATATTTCAAAAGTGAAAAGATTTATTTTGTTCATGTAGGCCAATTAGCATACAAATTATTATATTTGTCTCAAATAAAAAATAAGATAATGGCTACAGGTGGTTTTTCTAAAGAGGTAGAAAACAGATTAAAAGATTTTTTTACTGAAATTCTAGATCCAAAAGATATGGCGAAAATGATACGGCAGGTAAATTATGCGCTTACGTTATGTTCTATGCGCGGATGCGAAACATTAGAATCGGAATTACCTAATATCGATGATAATTTTTATTGGATGAATAAACTGGCGGAAGTTTTCGATCCTTATTTTGATGTTGAGTAAATAAAAGAGATTATTTTCATTTCGACGAAAGGAGAAACCAAAACAGCAAACCGACAAAAAATTCAGATTTATCTCCATAATTTTTTTCATGTGTACAACCCGTTGGTTATGCTGAAATCTCCTTTCGTCAAGATGATAAAAATATGAAAATTCTTATTTTTGATATTTAATTAGATTTATAATGAAAAAGGAAGAATTGATTGCAAACATACAATCTGCTTTTAAAGATGTGAAGTTGGAGGATGGAATTGGTCTTTGGGAAGCACAGGGAATAGATGATTATGCTGATGCAAAAACAATGTTAGAGTTAAGAAAGAAGGATGAAAGAGAAAATTGGAATGCTATTTCGTATAAAGATATCTCTCTTTGTGCTAGCTCATTATCGTTTTTTGATGCAAAAGGAATGAGGTTTTGTCTTCCAAAATTTTTAATATTCGATATTTTGGAGCAGCAAGTTGTTGATGGAACAGAATTTTATTCTGTTGATGTTTTATTTACTTTGGGTTATAATTTAGATAAGGAATACCAAAAAAGAAGATTTTCTCTTCTTGATAAAACACAAAAAGAATCTATAACTTATTATCTAAAATATAAATTGAATGCTATAGAGAATAGATACGAAAAATATTCAGCTGATTATGGTTCATCATTAGATGCTGTTTGTGAAGATCCTGAATACTTTAATTTATATAAAATTTTAAACGAGTGGGAAGAAATATTGCGGAAAGATAAATAAGTCATTAGGAGAAAACAGCAGACATTCTAAAAACAAAAAAGCTTCTGAAAAATCTTCAGAAGCTTTTTTTAGTGCGGATAATAGGACTCGAACCTACACGCCTTGCGGCACCAGATCCTAAGTCTGGCACGTCTACCAATTTCGCCATATCCGCGGTAATTGTGGGTGCAAAGATAGGCATACTTTTGAATTATCAAAGCATTTTTTCAAAATTTTTTTTAATTCTCTTTTTTGTACTTTTGGGTTTCTATAAAAATAATTTAAATGGAAAATATTAAGTCCTACGTTCAACAACATAAAGATCGGTTTATCAACGAATTGATCGAATTATTAAAGATTCCGTCGGTTTCTGCCGACACTGCATATTCTCAAGATGTTATTGACACAGCAGAGGCTGTAAAAGAAAGTTTATCAAAAGCAGGGTGCGATTATGTCGAAACTTGCGACACTCCAGGTTACC includes:
- a CDS encoding helix-turn-helix domain-containing protein, with product MNISEETFLVNLGVHVRQLREKKGLSQQGLADDCNINKSQIARLEVAKVNTGIKTLVKIANALDIEPKELLDFTLK
- a CDS encoding DUF6714 family protein, producing the protein MKKEELIANIQSAFKDVKLEDGIGLWEAQGIDDYADAKTMLELRKKDERENWNAISYKDISLCASSLSFFDAKGMRFCLPKFLIFDILEQQVVDGTEFYSVDVLFTLGYNLDKEYQKRRFSLLDKTQKESITYYLKYKLNAIENRYEKYSADYGSSLDAVCEDPEYFNLYKILNEWEEILRKDK